cgtctccatcttcagctacgTCTCGTCTCTGCACGAACTGACTAATCATTACGTGAAACCAAAATGTACTTTGTTTGTGAAGATAGTAAATCAATAAAACGTAACCCAGCTGGTCCTCCCAGGTGCTCCTCCAGCAGGGGGGCGGGTCTTTGCCTTCATCAGGTGCGGAGGATGCTCCTCTGAGCCTGCTCGACAAGACAGAGGGAAACCGTTTCCCCACCAAGCTTTTACATTACAgctcatttagcagacacttttacccaaagtgacttacatttttaacccatggcctttacatttttgcccgtcTTGCTCTGGGACACACAGCCGGGgctccctctctactccatgcgccaccgccGACCCCattttacatcacatgtcatttatctgacgcttttatccaaagcgacttacaataagtgcatttcaaccataaggatacaagctcagaagaacaaggaaacgagtgcaatttcattaaataagcttATTTACAATTTGCTTTAGATCAGGTTAAAGACCAGCGGAGCTGCttcattctggatgagctgcagaggtggaatggtggtagcaggagacctgcaggagacagttacagtagtccaggagggagacgacaagagcctgaatcagtaccttctgagtgagaagaggacgtgttctcctcatgttgtagagcgagtatctacagcaggggtgtcaaagtcaaatggacggagggccaaataaaaaatgtagctacaagccgagggccggactgttcgaatgttcattgaaaattttttaaatgacgcatatagtctagtgaacctaattgaacctactgaaaacctaacaaatatattccaatatgatcagataaataaagcaatattttcttatggctctgtcagtaatctttaattttcaacagacacaaaagacaaatttcctttatataaaaatccccataacatgaacattaaatgaaagaaaccggtattcaaggcaccatcagtagcctatattttctattttagcaaaagtgggctaaatttacttcaaagaaaaaaacaataatagcaattttctatcatccactcaactgaaatatttttaaaatataattggattgaaatacaataaaataaagtgcaaaaatctattaatcaaaaacaacactttgtttaaggagaagtaacatgcagtgaaaacaaatattaaactttaacttttaaacttgaactgagtaaaaactctaaatatgtgattgcacagtaatgttcacttgtttgaggttgagggtgatacttggtggtgtcccatcttttccacaagttcatcaatgttcggggtaaggctctgagctgaggaaatcctcagaattgagtggaggtgttcagcagtaagtcgacttctgtgtgatgttttgttcaagttcatcaaagaaaacagttgttcacacaggtatgtgctgccaaacatagacaacgtttgagcagcctggatgcgcagctggggcattgtgtcggggaggaaacgggcgaaCTCCGCAGCACCCACTGCCGCATATTTTGCCCTCAGTGCATCATTGCATTGGAGGTCAATCAACTCCCTTTGGAGGTTTGGTGGTGAGCTTTCCACGTCAACAGCAAATGGGTTACCGAGCAgttccaacctgcttttttgtgcttcaaagtcagcaaatcggcgtcgaaagtcagcggcaagcatacctattttatcagccaactgtgcgctcgggaacgcagattatactctttcagtaccgccacactttctccacacagaagacacacaggttttccagctacctccgtgaacaaatactccgactcccaccttgtttgaaacccccggttctcagtgtccaccttccgttttgccatttttgatgggtatctgaaagttaattttactgtgatgctgacaactgctgtgccaataaatattgaaatgaagcagcctactgctcggtgcgtcaccgttgcattgtgggaaatgtagtattgGTGCGTGTAAAAGATCTGCGGGCTGCCGGTTTGCTGCGGTCTGCGGGCCggttctaataataaatcaagatcatcccaggggccgtaaaaaaccttctcgcgggccggatgtggcccgcgggccttgactctgacatatgtgatctacaggatggtgtcagtgatgttggagtcagggagagttgacaGAAGCTTCATCAGGACCGCAGCCTCAACTGAGGCTACCACActgtagtactactactacagcaCTGTGGTACTTCTACACAATTGGAAGAGCTGTGTATATAATATTGAATtgaaaattattattaatcattttatttctgaattatgctcattgtgcaggaactaaaggtATAGTAACATCTGTTAGATTGACGCTCCTCTTTAGTTGTAATTTAATGACGTCATGGCTGCAGCTTTCTGTTTCGCACAACTTCTTCTACCGTGTGACAGAATGTATCATTTGTGTATTTAGTTAACACTTCTATACACCAAAGGAACACTAATACTACTGTGGTACTACAACCACACTATGCCAATACTCTGGTAAAGAAACAAATCTCAGATCAATAAAGTACCTGTTAATACCACAGCTGAGTACTAGTGGTGGTTGTTGAACCGATGCTGCTTCCAATGATTAGAAAGGTTCAACGGTTAAATATTAAGCCTCCGTCATCGGATCACGTCCTTCATACCGGATCCATAATAATCGATCGCTGCTTctgtcagccaatcagacgTAGCAGATGTGCGTTACATTGACCACTTTAATACAATTCCTCTTCATATGCTCAACACTTTGGAACAGAAACAGCTTCAGGATCAATGACATGTCTGATTTTATTCTGGAACATGATGAACCTGATCCAGATCCAAACCTGACTTAGAACCAAACTCCCACCCAGTGAGCCTCCATGCCTTGTCTTCTTCACGTGTTTATAATCATGTCCATCCAAACATGGCTGCCCCCTCCtctactgcttcttcttcaccaCGTGAGCACAGTCGTATTTTCCCCTGACCACGGTGAGCTTGACCCCTGGAAGGTCCTGCGTCCTCCCCCCCTGAACCAGCACCACATTGTGCTCCTGCAGGTTGTGTCCCTCCCCGGGGATGAAGACCACGGCCTCCTTCCCGTTGGACAGGCGCACCCGGGCGCACTTCCTGTTGGCGGAGTTGGGCTTCTTGGGCTTCCGGATCATGGTCTTCAGCACCACGGCCTTCAGCTGGGGGCGGCCGAAAGTGGCCCCAATGGACTTGAGCGGCGCTTTGGGTTTCCCCATTCGGTGCATCTGGTTCAGGGTTGCCATAGTCCTGGAGAGGACGGGACCCATGCAGgcagatgcatgctgggacgctaaggagaagagaaggaagataAACAATCTTTAAGTCTAGGGTTTAGATGTCAAATACTACAATACCCATGACTCTCAGAGACTCGCTCCCTGGAGACGAGCAATGACACGTTTGGGAGTAAACTCACCCTGAAACAGTGATGTCAGCGCCGGTCTCAGTCTCCACAGGGAGGACATGTCTGAATGGAACCAGAGAAGAATGACCAGTGAGGCCCAAACCCATCTGAAGCGTCCTAAAATGAcctaacgtctattcctaaccaccgttccttgacctctgtggaagaGGTCACAGGGTGAAGCAAAGGTGGTTAGGAGAGttgatgaggagttaggaaaggacAAGGCGGTGTTTAGGGATCCACTGAGCTGCGTCCctgtgatggacggagacgcttgttggtgacgtcagatgcttcatgtgttgttacagtgtgagtcgtgcagacacacaaacaaccaggttcaaagggAAACGTTATCAACACAAACGAgtgatgctaacggttagtcacatgatctgcgtttctaCGTCACGATCGTTAATTCACAGGAGCGGACCAATGAaacgtcactatttaaatattgcgaTCCAGCTGCAGACTACGTGAGGGTTTGGTTCTGTACCATCGTCCCAGTAGACCTTTCGAGCCCTTTATGAACTCTTTCTGTAAGTCAGATTAGATGCAGACTTTGCCCAGGgcaattacccacaagtcattgcaatgtgcCGTTGAAAACGTCATAACCAGTGAAAGTATGGTTAAATGAGGTAAACACGAGGACAcatgtgttcagactgtcatattaaaatgtatatatttagaagatccaggaaaaaaagaagatcgATCAATATTTAGTCATTTACAAATGTAAAGCAAATGACTACAAACATGGCCGCCACGAAGCGCGGCTAGTGTAGGTCCAAGTATCTCGATGTAACCACCGGAAAGGCACAAGGTTCTTGGGGATAACCCAGCACACAGCCGGGCTGAGACCTCTGGAGAACCTGTGCCGTCTCGGGTAAACCAGGTTCCCCCTCCGGGACTTCGCGGAGGACCCGGACGTCCTAAATACTGTGGTGATGAGGAAGgatctcccttcactggttacacGAACACACCAGCTACGTGCTAATGCTAGTAGCGTAGCTAACGGGAGCTAGCCAGCTATCAGAGGATAACAGGTCACGTGAAAGCTTCTCGCGCCACTTACCGTCTCGCCGGATGTATTTCAGCTTATCACGTACCAATTACAATCTGAGACAATGCGAAGACAATTATctataattattttaatgtaaaataaaaaggactTTACCTCACGCCTACCGGAAGTAATCTGCCAAAAAGTGCTTCCTGTTACTTCCTCGTTTGAGTTTACGGCAGTCGGCATTCATCTTGTTGGAACATTACCGCCACCTACCGGAGTGTGGATCAGACACTACGTTCCTATCCTGCTCCCGAAatacccctccctcccacataaataaatagaaataattaatgtatatatatatatattttttgatatttaaaaaaaactcaactcaaCTATTCCTAccatacacacatatgtatacaaTGACCTTTGTACCACATCCCCGCATttccatcaggaatcaggaaacatttattagccaaaatatgtcaaacatacaaggaatttgtcttggcggttagtgcgcgacagtagacagacaagacaacagtgcacatcATATCCAATAAAATACCCCTGTGCTCTCTCACCCACAGTCAGTAGTGCCTGTAATGTGCATTCATGCCCCCCTGAATCCTTCAGCTGATTCCTCATCCTTTCTCTTTGCATCTCAACTCAAAACGACATGCTCAACCAACTCCTGTCCATCCCGTCTGATGTTTTCCTATCATGTTTAGAGCACAATGGCCTAACCTTCACCTTGTCATCActgtctcttctctcctgtTCCTACTGCCTACCCTCATCACTTTGACACTCTCTAGACGCTATAGatgtctcttttctcctctctgtcacaccTTTCTTGCCacattttgttgattttttcTCAAACAATACACTTGACCTCTGCTTTGCTGGTAGTAATGTGCATTTCtatgtttcctttcctttgtgCCCTCTTTGCCGACTCGTCTGCCCTCTCATTCCCACTAACCCCGACATGCGCTGGAGCCTACAGGAATTTCCCCTGACCTCCCTGATGATTTATCCTTTTAGCTAACTGGAGGACTTCGTACAGTAGATCCTTCTGGCTGTTCGAATGGCCTTCTACTCGTCAGGGTTGACGATGAATTAGAGCATATCAACTCCTTTTCctgctttgtttcttccacccATTGCAGTGCAATCAGTACTGCCAACATCTCCACTGACCCCGAGATTATTGGATGTTCTCCTTCCCTTCCTAAATCCCCTCTGACCACTTCCCATCATTCCCTTTTCCTCAAGCTCATATGTAAACCTTTCTGTCACGTGTTGGATGTTAGCGCTGTTGGTGCAAAGCTGGTGGGGTTTGATGGATCCTTGCTGGGTTTTCTGATTGGAATCACAGCTACCTGTTTCCATGTGCTCAGTAACTTCACGTCCTCTAAAACTCATAGCATAATGTACAGTACCTGGTCTTCCCCCGGTGGTGTGGGTCTTGCTCGGTTCATTGCTCTCACAATCTGTGCCATGGTAAAAGGTTCATCCAGTGTCACCTGTTCCCCCTCCTTTTTATCACATCTGGGTGCTGACTCATAAttctttcctttctcctcctttcttcttctgacaTATTGTCTGAACCATGAATTTATGGCTACGACAAATGTTTTTGGGCCGTGTCCCCGGATGGAGGACAGCTGCGACGCGAGCGTTCACACCTCAGGGAAGTGCCAGTGCCCCCAACATCAAGTGACATGTCAATGACCCCATCAGGGAGAACTTCCAGGGCTCTGAAAGACTGGACCTTTGAACACTTAACACCCACTACGAAGgacagaagagaaaaacaggaaattatGTTCAAACAAAACATAATTGTTTCGTCGAAAAGTCTGGTTTAATGCATCTAGTAAGTAATCTCATACAATGGCTACTATAAAGTATAATTTCTTCCTTTAGTTTCCCAGTTCAGACTTTTAAGTTTTAATACGGATTTGAGTGAATTCCTGAAATTATAAGATAAGTTGGGCAATTGGAAAGTGGCCATATTGTTGAATGCACTTTGTCATCTTGAGGTTCTGACAAAGCAGTTAAACCTTCATCTTAAAGGGGGAGATGTAGTGGCCGTAGGTGATATATGATGTTATGGTATACATGTGATACAAGTATAATTACAGTTGTATCCTGATGGTTGTGTCCTTGAGGACATTAATACATACAATTGTTTATATagtttcttttcagatactgagaGAACTAGATGAGAAATAAAACCCCAACTGTTTTATTTGACGATCTGTTCACATGACGAGACCTTGAAACTGTCAGATACGACCTTGACCTGAGAGTAGTTCTTGTTTCGTTTAGTTTGCGCCCCGGTTGGAATAATCCTGCTCTCCTTTGTATACGGTAGCGTTTATTGTTGTAATATAATTCAAATTATTTAATAAACCTGACCTGAGTAAAATCTGCAAACTTTGAATCTATAACGAAgaggaaaatattaaaatgattacAAATGAAGTAAGGGAACGTTCTGTAGAGGGTAGGAACATCACGTGTCAGGGTTTATAGAttaacaatgataataataattataattatataacgGTCAGAGCTCCAGCTGCTATCAGCGAGCTCCACATGATACGGCTCCAGTATAAAGGTCTCTTATTGGGCCCCTCAGCTGATCTGTAATCAGCGACAGCTTAAAGACGAAGGAAGCAGCAGGCTAGGACTCACACGGGTGAAGACCAAGATGAAGACGGAGCTCCTCCTGCTCGGCGCCACGCTGCTCTGCGCTGCCGCTAAGCCACTGAGCAAGGCAGCGCAGAGGAACAAGCTGCTGCTGGTCTCCTTCGATGGCTTCAGGTGGGACTACGACCAGGACGTCGACACGCCGCACCtggaccagctgctgcaggacggaGTCAAGGCCAAGTACCTGACCCCCCCAATGCTCACCATGACGTCTCCGTCCCACTTCACCACCATCACCGGTAACATCACTGTACTACAGCTATCACTGcaactactgctactgctactactcaTACcagtaatggtaaatggtaaatggactgtacttgtatagcgctttttctagtcttccgaccactcaagtagtagtactagtgctgctactactactaatgACTACTGTTACTAATACTACCACTGCTGTTGCTAccaatactactactacttctactattactattactagtAGAACAGTAGTACTATTAAGAGCATAATATGAAACCATG
This genomic stretch from Gasterosteus aculeatus chromosome 20, fGasAcu3.hap1.1, whole genome shotgun sequence harbors:
- the mrps12 gene encoding small ribosomal subunit protein uS12m, producing the protein MSSLWRLRPALTSLFQASQHASACMGPVLSRTMATLNQMHRMGKPKAPLKSIGATFGRPQLKAVVLKTMIRKPKKPNSANRKCARVRLSNGKEAVVFIPGEGHNLQEHNVVLVQGGRTQDLPGVKLTVVRGKYDCAHVVKKKQ